The following proteins are co-located in the Apium graveolens cultivar Ventura chromosome 5, ASM990537v1, whole genome shotgun sequence genome:
- the LOC141661491 gene encoding delta-1-pyrroline-5-carboxylate synthase-like isoform X2: protein MNFFQFSLYRLNSLQILEISVYQIKASTKLPVLGHADGICYVYVDKSTNIEMAKQIVLDAKMDYPAACNETLIVHKDLMQRGAFNELITELQIKGTCDMKIQLLGCLQGLRVAARCIYGHRHTSCCWKMYYLHWN, encoded by the exons ATGAACTTTTTTCAGTTTTCTCTTTATAGGTTGAATTCTCTTCAAATTCTGGAAATCTCTGTATATCAAATCAAGGCTTCAACTAAACTTCCGGTCCTGGGCCATGCTG ATGGAATTTGTTATGTTTATGTTGATAAATCTACCAATATCGAAATGGCAAAGCAAATTGTTTTGGATGCTAAAATGGATTATCCGGCAGCCTGTAAT GAAACACTTATTGTTCACAAGGATTTGATGCAGAGGGGTGCTTTTAATGAGCTTATCACGGAGCTTCAAATTAAAG GCACCTGTGACATGAAGATCCAGCTTTTGGGATGCTTGCAGGGGCTACGAGTGGCGGCCAGGTGTATCTATGGACATCGTCATACTAGTTGCTGCTGGAAAATGTATTATTTGCATTGGAATTGA
- the LOC141661491 gene encoding delta-1-pyrroline-5-carboxylate synthase-like isoform X3, with protein sequence MFSLYRLNSLQILEISVYQIKASTKLPVLGHADGICYVYVDKSTNIEMAKQIVLDAKMDYPAACNVMETLIVHKDLMQRGAFNELITELQIKGTCDMKIQLLGCLQGLRVAARCIYGHRHTSCCWKMYYLHWN encoded by the exons ATG TTTTCTCTTTATAGGTTGAATTCTCTTCAAATTCTGGAAATCTCTGTATATCAAATCAAGGCTTCAACTAAACTTCCGGTCCTGGGCCATGCTG ATGGAATTTGTTATGTTTATGTTGATAAATCTACCAATATCGAAATGGCAAAGCAAATTGTTTTGGATGCTAAAATGGATTATCCGGCAGCCTGTAATGTAATG GAAACACTTATTGTTCACAAGGATTTGATGCAGAGGGGTGCTTTTAATGAGCTTATCACGGAGCTTCAAATTAAAG GCACCTGTGACATGAAGATCCAGCTTTTGGGATGCTTGCAGGGGCTACGAGTGGCGGCCAGGTGTATCTATGGACATCGTCATACTAGTTGCTGCTGGAAAATGTATTATTTGCATTGGAATTGA
- the LOC141661491 gene encoding delta-1-pyrroline-5-carboxylate synthase-like isoform X1, with amino-acid sequence MNFFQFSLYRLNSLQILEISVYQIKASTKLPVLGHADGICYVYVDKSTNIEMAKQIVLDAKMDYPAACNVMETLIVHKDLMQRGAFNELITELQIKGTCDMKIQLLGCLQGLRVAARCIYGHRHTSCCWKMYYLHWN; translated from the exons ATGAACTTTTTTCAGTTTTCTCTTTATAGGTTGAATTCTCTTCAAATTCTGGAAATCTCTGTATATCAAATCAAGGCTTCAACTAAACTTCCGGTCCTGGGCCATGCTG ATGGAATTTGTTATGTTTATGTTGATAAATCTACCAATATCGAAATGGCAAAGCAAATTGTTTTGGATGCTAAAATGGATTATCCGGCAGCCTGTAATGTAATG GAAACACTTATTGTTCACAAGGATTTGATGCAGAGGGGTGCTTTTAATGAGCTTATCACGGAGCTTCAAATTAAAG GCACCTGTGACATGAAGATCCAGCTTTTGGGATGCTTGCAGGGGCTACGAGTGGCGGCCAGGTGTATCTATGGACATCGTCATACTAGTTGCTGCTGGAAAATGTATTATTTGCATTGGAATTGA
- the LOC141661491 gene encoding delta-1-pyrroline-5-carboxylate synthase-like isoform X6, with amino-acid sequence MLTQGDVVKLLSLLLDGICYVYVDKSTNIEMAKQIVLDAKMDYPAACNVMETLIVHKDLMQRGAFNELITELQIKGTCDMKIQLLGCLQGLRVAARCIYGHRHTSCCWKMYYLHWN; translated from the exons ATGCTG ACACAGGGTGATGTTGTAAAGCTTCTTTCCTTGCTTCTAGATGGAATTTGTTATGTTTATGTTGATAAATCTACCAATATCGAAATGGCAAAGCAAATTGTTTTGGATGCTAAAATGGATTATCCGGCAGCCTGTAATGTAATG GAAACACTTATTGTTCACAAGGATTTGATGCAGAGGGGTGCTTTTAATGAGCTTATCACGGAGCTTCAAATTAAAG GCACCTGTGACATGAAGATCCAGCTTTTGGGATGCTTGCAGGGGCTACGAGTGGCGGCCAGGTGTATCTATGGACATCGTCATACTAGTTGCTGCTGGAAAATGTATTATTTGCATTGGAATTGA
- the LOC141661491 gene encoding delta-1-pyrroline-5-carboxylate synthase-like isoform X7 — translation MNFFQFSLYRLNSLQILEISVYQIKASTKLPVLGHADGICYVYVDKSTNIEMAKQIVLDAKMDYPAACNVMETLIVHKDLMQRGAFNELITELQIKGESTKIKNLI, via the exons ATGAACTTTTTTCAGTTTTCTCTTTATAGGTTGAATTCTCTTCAAATTCTGGAAATCTCTGTATATCAAATCAAGGCTTCAACTAAACTTCCGGTCCTGGGCCATGCTG ATGGAATTTGTTATGTTTATGTTGATAAATCTACCAATATCGAAATGGCAAAGCAAATTGTTTTGGATGCTAAAATGGATTATCCGGCAGCCTGTAATGTAATG GAAACACTTATTGTTCACAAGGATTTGATGCAGAGGGGTGCTTTTAATGAGCTTATCACGGAGCTTCAAATTAAAG GCGAGAGCACTAAAATTAAAAACTTGATTTGA
- the LOC141661491 gene encoding delta-1-pyrroline-5-carboxylate synthase-like isoform X5: MNFFQFSLYRLNSLQILEISVYQIKASTKLPVLGHADGICYVYVDKSTNIEMAKQIVLDAKMDYPAACNETLIVHKDLMQRGAFNELITELQIKDPAFGMLAGATSGGQVYLWTSSY; this comes from the exons ATGAACTTTTTTCAGTTTTCTCTTTATAGGTTGAATTCTCTTCAAATTCTGGAAATCTCTGTATATCAAATCAAGGCTTCAACTAAACTTCCGGTCCTGGGCCATGCTG ATGGAATTTGTTATGTTTATGTTGATAAATCTACCAATATCGAAATGGCAAAGCAAATTGTTTTGGATGCTAAAATGGATTATCCGGCAGCCTGTAAT GAAACACTTATTGTTCACAAGGATTTGATGCAGAGGGGTGCTTTTAATGAGCTTATCACGGAGCTTCAAATTAAAG ATCCAGCTTTTGGGATGCTTGCAGGGGCTACGAGTGGCGGCCAGGTGTATCTATGGACATCGTCATACTAG
- the LOC141661491 gene encoding delta-1-pyrroline-5-carboxylate synthase-like isoform X4, protein MNFFQFSLYRLNSLQILEISVYQIKASTKLPVLGHADGICYVYVDKSTNIEMAKQIVLDAKMDYPAACNVMETLIVHKDLMQRGAFNELITELQIKDPAFGMLAGATSGGQVYLWTSSY, encoded by the exons ATGAACTTTTTTCAGTTTTCTCTTTATAGGTTGAATTCTCTTCAAATTCTGGAAATCTCTGTATATCAAATCAAGGCTTCAACTAAACTTCCGGTCCTGGGCCATGCTG ATGGAATTTGTTATGTTTATGTTGATAAATCTACCAATATCGAAATGGCAAAGCAAATTGTTTTGGATGCTAAAATGGATTATCCGGCAGCCTGTAATGTAATG GAAACACTTATTGTTCACAAGGATTTGATGCAGAGGGGTGCTTTTAATGAGCTTATCACGGAGCTTCAAATTAAAG ATCCAGCTTTTGGGATGCTTGCAGGGGCTACGAGTGGCGGCCAGGTGTATCTATGGACATCGTCATACTAG